A window of Hippoglossus stenolepis isolate QCI-W04-F060 chromosome 16, HSTE1.2, whole genome shotgun sequence contains these coding sequences:
- the utp18 gene encoding U3 small nucleolar RNA-associated protein 18 homolog isoform X2, whose amino-acid sequence MEDVIPLPEPRGARKRGRAERSDPGPERSDPGPEEQRRRRNASSVSGLREEDASVRLLEELLFGTEDELRGRILEEDEDATERLSVEDEDVESEEDEAHLQHRPTREAAWVDEDDELEEEVDMKHRYRKDLMKGDAESIMTKHKLQQRMREQFQKSMGGAPLWAESSSRKKKKMTTNADDDEDDDDEDDDDLLRRTGNFVASSERLPSGILRMKKCLPANSARPSEDRLTTVQFHPSAQVVMTAGLDQSVSLFQVDGKTNPKIQSIHLERFPVHKAQFSVDGETVIATGLRNKMFYLYDMMEGRVTPVHTVRGLNENRVKEFSVCPDGGALLLNGTRGYLHLLTLKTKEVVCSMKINGDVSGVAFSHDGSKIFVNSEEGEVYMWDVRSSRCVNKFTDEGCVKGTSIAASRNGQYLACGSQSGVVNIYSQEACLNSANPKPLKAVMNLLTSATSLTFNPTSEILAIASRAEDEAVRLVHLSSLSIFSNFPVSKRNIVYRASCLDFSPHSGFFSLANNKGHAPLFRLLHYKDF is encoded by the exons ATGGAGGACGTGATTCCGCTGCCGGAGCCGAGAGGAGCCAGGAAGAGAGGCCGAGCGGAGAGGAGCGACCCGGGGCCGGAGAGGAGCGACCCGGGGccggaggagcagaggaggcgCAGGAACGCGAGCAGCGTGTCGGGGCTGCGGGAGGAGGACGCCTCGGTGcggctgctggaggagctgctgttcGGGACCGAGGACGAGCTGCGGGGCCGAATCCTGGAG GAGGACGAAGACGCGACTGAACGTTTGTCTGTGGAAGACGAAGATGTCGAGtctgaggaggacgaggctcATCTGCAGCACCGACCAACCAGAGAGGCCGCCTGGGTGGACGAAGATGACGAGCTGGAGgaaga ggtggacATGAAGCATCGTTACCGTAAAGACCTGATGAAAGGAGATGCTGAGTCGATCATGACCAAACACAAACTTCAGCAGAGGATGAGAGAGCA GTTTCAGAAGTCGATGGGCGGAGCTCCGTTGTGGgcggagagcagcagcaggaagaagaagaagatgacgaCGAACG CTGAcgacgatgaagatgatgatgatgaagatgacgacGACCTGCTGAGGAGGACAGGAAACTTTGTGGCGTCTTCTGAGCGTTTGCCCAGCGGCATCTTAAGA ATGAAGAAGTGTCTTCCCGCCAACAGCGCTCGTCCATCCGAGGACAGACTGACCACTGTCCAGTTCCACCCCTCCGCTCAAGTCGTCATGACAGCTGGCCTCGACCAATCAGTGTCCCTCTTTCAG GTGGACGGGAAGACAAACCCAAAGATCCAGAGCATCCACCTGGAGCGTTTCCCTGTCCACAAAGCGCAGTTCAGTGTGGATGGCGAGACGGTGATCGCCACCGGTCTGAGGAACAAGATGTTCTACCTGTACGACATGATGGAGGGCCGGGTCACACCTGTCCACactgtcagag gtttgaatgaaaacagagtGAAGGAGTTCTCAGTTTGTCCTGATGGAGGCGCACTGCTGCTCAATGGGACTCGTGGGTACCTGCACCTCCTCACACTCAAG actaaGGAGGTGGTTTGCAGTATGAAGATTAACGGTGACGTCAGCGGCGTCGCCTTCTCCCACGACGGCAGCAAAATCTTCGTCAACTCAG aggagggggaggtgtaCATGTGGGATGTGCGCAGCAGTCGTTGTGTGAACAAGTTCACAGATGAGGGTTGTGTGAAGGGGACGTCCATCGCTGCCTCTCGTAACGGGCAGTACCTGGCCTGCGG CTCTCAGTCGGGGGTGGTCAACATCTATTCTCAGGAGGCGTGTCTTAACTCAGCCAATCCGAAGCCTCTGAAGGCCGTGATGAACCTGTTGACCTCAGCGACCTCCCTGACCTTCAACCCCACCTCTGAGATTCTAGCCATCGCCTCCCGAGCCGAGGACGAGGCTGTAAGGCTG GTCCACCTGTCCAGCCTCAGCATCTTCTCCAACTTCCCTGTCTCCAAGAGGAACATTGTTTATCGAGCAAGCTGCCTGGACTTCTCCCCACATAGCGGCTTCTTCTCATTGGCTAACAACAAAGGACACGCCCCCCTCTTTAG gttgttaCACTACAAAGACTTCTGA
- the utp18 gene encoding U3 small nucleolar RNA-associated protein 18 homolog isoform X1: MEDVIPLPEPRGARKRGRAERSDPGPERSDPGPEEQRRRRNASSVSGLREEDASVRLLEELLFGTEDELRGRILEEDEDATERLSVEDEDVESEEDEAHLQHRPTREAAWVDEDDELEEEVDMKHRYRKDLMKGDAESIMTKHKLQQRMREQFQKSMGGAPLWAESSSRKKKKMTTNAADDDEDDDDEDDDDLLRRTGNFVASSERLPSGILRMKKCLPANSARPSEDRLTTVQFHPSAQVVMTAGLDQSVSLFQVDGKTNPKIQSIHLERFPVHKAQFSVDGETVIATGLRNKMFYLYDMMEGRVTPVHTVRGLNENRVKEFSVCPDGGALLLNGTRGYLHLLTLKTKEVVCSMKINGDVSGVAFSHDGSKIFVNSEEGEVYMWDVRSSRCVNKFTDEGCVKGTSIAASRNGQYLACGSQSGVVNIYSQEACLNSANPKPLKAVMNLLTSATSLTFNPTSEILAIASRAEDEAVRLVHLSSLSIFSNFPVSKRNIVYRASCLDFSPHSGFFSLANNKGHAPLFRLLHYKDF; the protein is encoded by the exons ATGGAGGACGTGATTCCGCTGCCGGAGCCGAGAGGAGCCAGGAAGAGAGGCCGAGCGGAGAGGAGCGACCCGGGGCCGGAGAGGAGCGACCCGGGGccggaggagcagaggaggcgCAGGAACGCGAGCAGCGTGTCGGGGCTGCGGGAGGAGGACGCCTCGGTGcggctgctggaggagctgctgttcGGGACCGAGGACGAGCTGCGGGGCCGAATCCTGGAG GAGGACGAAGACGCGACTGAACGTTTGTCTGTGGAAGACGAAGATGTCGAGtctgaggaggacgaggctcATCTGCAGCACCGACCAACCAGAGAGGCCGCCTGGGTGGACGAAGATGACGAGCTGGAGgaaga ggtggacATGAAGCATCGTTACCGTAAAGACCTGATGAAAGGAGATGCTGAGTCGATCATGACCAAACACAAACTTCAGCAGAGGATGAGAGAGCA GTTTCAGAAGTCGATGGGCGGAGCTCCGTTGTGGgcggagagcagcagcaggaagaagaagaagatgacgaCGAACG CAGCTGAcgacgatgaagatgatgatgatgaagatgacgacGACCTGCTGAGGAGGACAGGAAACTTTGTGGCGTCTTCTGAGCGTTTGCCCAGCGGCATCTTAAGA ATGAAGAAGTGTCTTCCCGCCAACAGCGCTCGTCCATCCGAGGACAGACTGACCACTGTCCAGTTCCACCCCTCCGCTCAAGTCGTCATGACAGCTGGCCTCGACCAATCAGTGTCCCTCTTTCAG GTGGACGGGAAGACAAACCCAAAGATCCAGAGCATCCACCTGGAGCGTTTCCCTGTCCACAAAGCGCAGTTCAGTGTGGATGGCGAGACGGTGATCGCCACCGGTCTGAGGAACAAGATGTTCTACCTGTACGACATGATGGAGGGCCGGGTCACACCTGTCCACactgtcagag gtttgaatgaaaacagagtGAAGGAGTTCTCAGTTTGTCCTGATGGAGGCGCACTGCTGCTCAATGGGACTCGTGGGTACCTGCACCTCCTCACACTCAAG actaaGGAGGTGGTTTGCAGTATGAAGATTAACGGTGACGTCAGCGGCGTCGCCTTCTCCCACGACGGCAGCAAAATCTTCGTCAACTCAG aggagggggaggtgtaCATGTGGGATGTGCGCAGCAGTCGTTGTGTGAACAAGTTCACAGATGAGGGTTGTGTGAAGGGGACGTCCATCGCTGCCTCTCGTAACGGGCAGTACCTGGCCTGCGG CTCTCAGTCGGGGGTGGTCAACATCTATTCTCAGGAGGCGTGTCTTAACTCAGCCAATCCGAAGCCTCTGAAGGCCGTGATGAACCTGTTGACCTCAGCGACCTCCCTGACCTTCAACCCCACCTCTGAGATTCTAGCCATCGCCTCCCGAGCCGAGGACGAGGCTGTAAGGCTG GTCCACCTGTCCAGCCTCAGCATCTTCTCCAACTTCCCTGTCTCCAAGAGGAACATTGTTTATCGAGCAAGCTGCCTGGACTTCTCCCCACATAGCGGCTTCTTCTCATTGGCTAACAACAAAGGACACGCCCCCCTCTTTAG gttgttaCACTACAAAGACTTCTGA